TGGTATGACGGTGTTTTTGACAGCGAGCAATACGATATCGAAAAGGTGAACTACGAGCTGATGAAATATCTGCGGTGGTCACGGGAAAGGCTCAAAGCCTGGCAGAAGGCACCGTGAGCACGGATAGAAAAACAAGCCTTAATCATGCCGTCATCATAAGTTCTTCCGCTTTTTGATCAATTGATTTGATCAGATCCTGAACCGCATCGACTTCCTTTTCTTCAAAATAGGCTTCTCCACATTGTCCACATACCCAAGCCGGTACATTATCCAGCATGAGGTGACACCCTTTCCGGTTAATATGGAAAGGCGCAGAGCTTCTTTTCATTTCACCTTGACAATGAATACAGCTCATAACGTTATCCTTGTTTTGAAATCATCCGACAGTTGGCGATCGCCAATCCGCCGCAAGGCTTTGACCTGGGACCAGCCGCCCTGAGATCGAATCAGTCCACCGCCCACCAAATGTGGCTGATTGCCTAAAACGATTCCCTTTTGCACGAACTGCCTGTAGGCACTTCTGGCCGGTTTTTCCATCGAGCCGAACCATCCAAGGACATAATCACGATCCTGCCATTCGTTCTTTCTGCGCCCCATCACAACCGCATGCCCGCACCACTGGTACCAGTCGAGTTTCGACAGTGTATCTACCAAACCTGCTCGGAGGGGATTCAGATGGATGTAGCGAACCAGTTCCTTAAAGTAGGCATCCTCCTGACAAACAATCGACTTGTAGCGGTTCTGAAACAGGTTGCCGTGTCGTTGATGGCGTTTATTATATGAAATCGCATAACCGGTGAGTAGTTTTCTCATAAAAGTGGGCAACCCGGAAGGGCCGCTGCGCACAAGAATATGAGCGTGGTTGTTCATCAATGCCCACGCATA
The genomic region above belongs to Candidatus Desulfatibia profunda and contains:
- a CDS encoding type II toxin-antitoxin system MqsA family antitoxin, yielding MSCIHCQGEMKRSSAPFHINRKGCHLMLDNVPAWVCGQCGEAYFEEKEVDAVQDLIKSIDQKAEELMMTA